A portion of the Halalkalicoccus subterraneus genome contains these proteins:
- a CDS encoding potassium channel family protein: MVLRGILDADSPDELSRHQRLLILYSVGLVAVILLYTLLYNTGMRTLEGEPHTIFRSFQTVVETMTTTGYGADSPWSTPWMNVFVVLMQLSGIAIGFFTLRLLVIPLFERTSFDLASRLTSKDDHVVICEYRRDSGTLLDELERLGIDYVLIDSDDEEAQRLSDDGYQVINGDPEEAATLERAMIDDAALVITDAGDRNASIVLTALDLNPDLRMVSLTESASQNRALTEIGVDTVVSPHSLIGQRLAHKATAAVEVSEGTSIGEDIEIRELLVRHESPIHGTAVRETPFFTHPNLTLIAGWFEGELRLPPAPTDRLTRNTVLLVAGPPDVIDEVRTEVSGIRSSRGHTNVVVAGYGEGGQAAIDTLSNDVSITTIDHEDHEGVDVVGDVGDPETLLAAGIEDATALIVTVDDDATALLTIALARSLTDGIEILVRVTSDEKVHTAFNAGADYVLSIQQATARLLAREIYGEDVVSPLGQIRLVRTDAASFTDQTIEEANAEAETGWVIVGVEHDGTMQTDETTRIATDDTVLVAGTDTMIQKFEQETAGS; encoded by the coding sequence ATGGTTCTCAGAGGTATTCTCGACGCCGACTCCCCCGATGAACTATCGCGCCATCAACGACTTCTCATCCTGTATTCCGTCGGATTGGTGGCGGTTATTCTCCTCTATACGCTCCTGTACAACACCGGGATGCGGACGCTGGAGGGCGAACCACACACGATCTTCCGCTCGTTCCAGACGGTCGTCGAGACGATGACGACGACTGGCTACGGTGCCGACTCCCCGTGGTCGACGCCCTGGATGAACGTGTTCGTCGTCCTAATGCAGCTTTCGGGGATCGCGATCGGCTTTTTCACGCTTCGATTGCTCGTCATCCCCCTGTTCGAGCGGACGTCCTTTGATCTGGCAAGCCGCCTGACGTCGAAGGACGATCACGTCGTCATCTGTGAATACCGACGCGACAGCGGCACCCTTCTCGACGAACTCGAACGCCTCGGGATCGATTACGTGCTGATCGACTCGGACGACGAGGAGGCTCAACGACTCTCCGACGACGGCTATCAGGTGATCAACGGCGATCCCGAGGAGGCTGCGACGCTCGAACGCGCTATGATCGACGACGCGGCCCTGGTGATCACGGACGCGGGTGACCGCAACGCCAGTATCGTTCTCACGGCGCTGGATCTCAATCCCGATCTGCGAATGGTGAGTCTGACCGAATCCGCGAGCCAGAACCGCGCACTCACCGAGATCGGCGTCGACACCGTCGTTTCGCCCCACTCGCTCATCGGACAACGACTGGCGCATAAGGCCACCGCGGCGGTCGAAGTCTCCGAGGGAACGTCCATCGGCGAGGACATCGAGATCAGGGAACTTCTCGTTCGTCACGAAAGCCCGATCCATGGTACTGCGGTGCGCGAGACGCCGTTTTTCACCCATCCGAATCTCACGCTGATCGCCGGCTGGTTCGAAGGGGAACTTCGGCTCCCGCCGGCTCCGACAGATCGCCTCACGAGAAACACGGTATTGCTCGTGGCCGGTCCGCCGGACGTCATCGACGAGGTCCGCACGGAGGTCTCGGGGATTCGCTCCTCGCGCGGTCACACGAACGTCGTCGTTGCCGGCTATGGGGAGGGCGGTCAAGCCGCTATCGACACGCTGTCGAACGACGTGTCGATCACGACGATCGATCACGAGGACCACGAGGGGGTCGATGTCGTCGGTGACGTAGGCGACCCCGAGACATTACTCGCGGCGGGAATCGAGGACGCGACGGCACTGATCGTTACCGTCGACGACGACGCGACCGCACTGCTGACGATCGCCCTCGCGCGCTCGCTTACCGACGGGATCGAGATACTCGTGCGGGTGACCAGCGACGAGAAGGTCCACACTGCATTCAATGCCGGCGCCGACTACGTACTATCGATCCAACAGGCAACTGCGCGGCTGCTCGCCCGCGAGATCTACGGCGAGGACGTCGTCTCGCCGCTGGGTCAGATCCGACTCGTCCGCACGGATGCGGCCTCGTTTACCGATCAAACGATCGAGGAGGCCAATGCGGAGGCCGAAACCGGGTGGGTAATCGTCGGTGTCGAGCACGATGGAACGATGCAGACGGATGAGACGACTCGAATCGCAACCGACGATACCGTCCTCGTCGCGGGGACGGACACGATGATCCAGAAGTTCGAACAGGAGACGGCCGGATCCTGA